The DNA window GACCATCCCCCACAAAACCCACCCTTACACCTCACCCTTGGTGGCTCAGCAGGGACAGGAGGGGTGACGGGATATGAGGTCACATGGCCACACAGCTTTGGTAAAGAACTTTAAGCCATTTTCTTAAAAGCAGTATCAGTGGTGTCAGGAGCAGGTGGAGGGCCTGAGGCCCGGTGCACGTCCTGTGGTCCTGGAGCGTGGCTGGCGAGGCACGGGGCCTGTGTCCTGCGGAGACCCACGGCTCGGGTGGGCAACGGGGCGATGACAGCAAGCGAGCGGCCCTCACCACTTGAGGAACACCATGCCAGCCAGGACGGCATAGCCCAGCACCAGGAACAGCACCTTGAGCAGCTGCTCgctcctctcctccagctccttgGCCAGGATCTCCAGGAAGGTGACGAACAGGAAGGTGCCACCCGCCAGGCCCTGCAGCAGTGCCGACGCCACGCTGCTGGCTACGCTCCGGGCGCTCTCGATGCCCAGGCCCAGGCCGATGCCCACGGGGATCATGGCGCTCACGGTCACCGCCAGCTTGACCGCGTCCCTCAGGGGCACCGCGCTGCGGGCCATGCTGATGCCCAGGGCCACAGCCACCAGCGTCTCGTGGATGGCCACGCCCACAAACAGGCTGAGCACGCGCTCGCCCTCCTCCTGCAGCCCCAGGGCCAGGCCCTCGAACACCGAGTGCGCAGACAGCGCGAAGACCAGGCTGAGCAGCCGCAGCGGGCCCGGGCGTCCCAGCTCTCGCAGCCGCAGCCCTGCGCCGTGCGTGTGCGCCGTGGGCTCGGGGTACAGCCCGCGGCCGCGCCCGCCGGCGCCCACAAACGGGCTCTCGTACTCGGAATCGCTGCCCGCGTCCGAGCCTGCGTTGAAGGTCTCCAGGTCGATGAAGGGTGGCCGCTCCCGGCGGAAGGTCAGCACCAGCTGCTCCACGAACACGGTGAGGAAGAAGCCCACCATCATGAGCGTCTCGGCCAGCGGGTAGTCCGTGCTGATGTGGCCCAAGCTCAGCACCTGCTGCAGCTGCGGGGACAGGGCCAGGACAGCTGCAGGCCTCCCATCCTGAGCAGGGGGCCCTCGGGaggctgagtgaggcaggaggactgcaagctcaaggtagcctgggctacacggaGACTATGCGGCAGACAGAGCCGGCGTGGTGGCAGACAGCACAAAGACACAGCTCAGGTCACACCAAGGTTGAAACTGAGAGGACCCCGACACGGCTGAGACGCTCAACTATGCCTCGCTCCGgctccacccccagcactgcCAAAAACAGTGAGACGGCCTcagggtgaaggtgcttgctgccaagcctgacacccGGAGTTAGAATCACGGTGGGAGGACACTGACTCCAGAGAACCTACGACGTGCACATGCGCTGGTGGCGCGCACACAcaggaagtaaaaaataaaaaggtaaactACCCCGGAAACACCATGCAAGGCACCCTCTGACCTCACCTGGGGACATGGCAGCCACGGGGACAGGGCTGCCCCCAGCGATGGATACATGAGAGGCCTGCTCCAAAGGAGTCCTGGAGCCCAGCCCTACCCCCTGAACTGGGGACCCTCACCAACCCTACAGTCACTGATACAATGGCCACCTGAAGAAGGTGCTAGTTTTACATCCTGCTCCCGACCCAGATGGTCAGGAAGTGTTCTGATCTCCTGTGTCCCTGAAGCAGAGGACCCCAAGAAGCTCTGCCCAGGCTCCTGCCATGAGGGGATACATCAAGGCTGTGTCAAGATGCTATCTGTTAGGATTTGTTATGCAACAAGAACTTTCGGATACAGCCAAAGAGGAATGAATGCATAGGAATGCGTGTGTGCCTTGAAGTGGGTGACTGGTGTGTCTGACATTTGCCGCCCACTGGGGttgcctgcctgtctctcctgGACTCGGGTAGATATGGCAGAGAGAAGTAGCTGGTATGGGGCCACACAGCGATCTGCTTTCTCCTTCCAATCACCCTCACACATACGTGCTGAAGTCCATCCTAGCCGGGGAGtcactcagtgggtagagtgcccTGCCCCACAAGCATGAAAACCACCTAGAGAACTGGGTATGGTAGCGCATGCCTGTAAGCACAGGCCGGGTCAGggggatctctggggctcactggccagcctctTTGGCCACACCAGGGAGATCCAAGTTCAGAGAGACCTGTCCCAAAAAACTGAGGTGGAGAGCCACTGAGGACAACACGGGACATCGTCCTCTGGCCACCAGGTACACATGCATGCCAGGtgaacatgcatatatgcacCCGAGCTCCCCGAGCCCACCTTCCATCCCTGCAGCCTCACCTTGTCTCTCACTGCTGGCAGCAGCGCATTGAAACACGTAGCCAGGAAGACACCACCCCCGAAAGTGTTACAGAGGGACAGGACCTTTTTGGAGCGGTGTGCCTTCTCGAAGTCCGCCTCGATGACCTTCACAGGCAGCAGCGAGCCCAGCAGCATGAAGAAGAACACGCCCACCATGCAGAGGACCTTGGCCACCAGGAGCTTCGTCATGGTGGCCACCTAGGTCACACCAGTCACCACAGGACCAAACCACACATGTAGTCACACACCAGAGCTTCGGGGGCTAACTGCCCCTGCCGCAGGGCTGAGGACTCATGGCTCTGCCTTGCAGCTGTGAGAACAGGGTAGCCACATTAGCCACATGGTCACTGACTAGTCTGCCATACTGAacgcacacacatgaacacatgcatttGTATAACTGCAGGTGAAGACAGAGGGCTGGAAGGTAGAACAAGCAGTGACATGCTTGTGCTATTAAGTGTGAAGAGCTGACATAGGAGGCTGCCCAGGACACACTGGTAGCCAGCCTTGACAAACTAGTGAGCACCAGgttcatgagaccctgcctccaaaaccaAGGTGGAGAGCACCTGTGGaggacaacacacacatgcagacacagacacacacacagacacacacagaggcaggaaacaccaaacaatactaTTTATCATCTGGCCCCCTGCTGCCAAGTGCTCAGTAGACACTTGAGCTGAGTGGCTCCCTTGTAATGCACAGATACAGAATGCTCCCATCAGTGTCAGGACACTCTCTGGGGTGTAGCTGCCCTGATAGGGACTCTCAACCCATCACCCCAAGGTGGGATCTTACATAACAGTGTCTCCCTCAGCTCACCTCACACCAGCTTGCCTGAGTCTTGACTGCCATAGACTGGTCTTTCTGCCTGGAGAAACACCCCACCTTCACACCCCACCCCCGGCCACACAGCTCCAGGACCCTCAAACAGATGTCTTTGCATTCTGGAACTTGGAACTGAGTCCTCTAGATACCCAACCCATGCTCCCAACTGCATCCCTGGTACCCACCTTAAGGCCTGGTGCAGAGCAGACGTGAGGTGACAGCTGGCTGAGCAGATGTGGTGGCCAAAGTGTAGGGCTGTTATTATGTGACTCTGTAGATTTCTCCCTGCCTCATAAAACATCAGCATCATTAGGAGGGATGCTGCTTCCTTTTGGCTGCTgaccacaccccccacacacaccccactgcTGCTGCCAGGGCCTTTCGAGGTCCCCCTGGCCCAGCTCCCCCCTTCTACTGCACCAGAATTGTCCCAGCACTTTGCAGGAAGGGACAGATCACCATGACATGCTGCCCAGTCACACTGACCCAGTCAGTCAGGAGCTCTGGATTCAGGTCTGAGAATGTGagtggaggctggggaggagCCTAAATGGTTAGAGCACCAACTGtccctgcagaggacctggattcggttctcagcacccacatggtagaccacaaccatttgtaacttcagctcctgggaattaacaccctcttctgtcatcAGTGGGCACAAGCCTCATAAGTGAGGCACAGACatgaatacaacacacacacacacacacacacacacacacacacacacacacacacacacttttaattaaaaagtaagtgGAGAACAATCAAGGAAGACGACAGTGACACTAATGTCTGGACTCTACACCTGTGCGCACATGAAACAATCAATTAAAAACTGTGctgggagccaggcagtggtggagcactcctttaatcacagcacttgggaggcagaggcagatggatctctgtgagttcgaggccagcctggtctacagagtgagttccaggacagcctccaaacctacgggaaaaccctgtatcaaaaaaccaaaatcaaaacaatacacAAGTGCTGGGTCTGGAGGTGTGTACTTATTATCTTAGTACATGGGTGGGACAGTGAGGTGGGAGAGGTGTGCCACCTGTCTGAGGTCAGTCTTCACAACTAAGAAAGACTATCACAAATTAAtgtaataaaacagaaacaaaaataaaattccgATAAAATGAGACAAAGCTCAAAGGGTAATGGtgcttcctgaggacccaggaaGATCCTGAGAccacaaggaagagagagaatataccCCACACGTAGTCCTCTGACTTCACACACACCAccatccccagcacttgggaggcagagccaggctgatctctgagtccatggccagcctgggataaaTAGTGgggcccagtctcaaaaaaaaaaaaaattaatgaaaaataataaaatagaagctaCAAACacaactcagcagttaagagcacctccACTCcattccagccccaggggatgGGACCCCTCTTCTGGCCGCTTTGGGCACTGCACACCTGTGCTGTACATagacaggcatacacacacacacaaaataattaaaaagtaatttttgttgttgtttttcgagacagggtttctctgtggttttggaggctgtcctggtacttgctcttgtagacaaggttgtcctcgatctcacagagacccgcctgcctctgcctctaaaggcgtgtgccaccaacgcccggcaaaaagtaatttttttaaaagtaaaataacgAAATAAGATtaagtaagatgaaataaagtaaaactaaGCCTAAAATTAAGTTAGACTTTACAATATTAGAAATGAATAACATAATTaagctaactttaaaaaattgaaaacaaatatatCTCCCTTAAAGTCCCTCCCTCCACTGCTGTGAAAACAAGGCAAAGCGCATACAACAGGCGCCAAATAAATGCCTGCTGTGTGTCTGGAAGGCCCAGAAGGTCGGGCGGGGTGGGAATTGCTCAGGTGCTCCCTACCTGGGGCCGGTTGGGGCGGGGCGGGGGACCACAAGCTCGTTCTGTCAGTGAACATTTATTGAGAACCTACTGTGTGCCCCGCGCAGCCGCACTCCGGAGCGAGGCCCTAGCAGACAGGCGGGATCCTCGGCCCCGCCCAGCCCCGCCCAGGCCACGCCCCGACCCCTCCTGTACCTCCGCAAGGCTCTTAAGTCTCCAGCCGGTGCCCCCGCCGCCAACCGCCGCGCGGTCCGGACCCCAGAGCAGCGGACCAAGCCGAGACCCCCGGGGCAGCGAGCGGCTGCCCACGCCCCGCCCACGCCAGCGTCTATTGGACATTGTCAGCGCCGCTCCACAGAACCTAGATACTATTGGTTCCTCCTGTCGCCAATCATTCTGCAACGCCTACCGGCTCCGGAAAGCAGTTTTCTCCGGCTGAGCGATGAGTGCATCTACCAAATGGTTCTGACAGGAAACGTGGACTGGCAGTCATGGTTCCGGAAGGAGTTACTGCCTGGAGCTGTCCAGGGTCGCGTGGTGCTGAATGCCTATGGGTGGGCGTTAGAGACTGAGACCTTCAAGAAGCCCGTCCGCCCGCCCTGATGACTTAAGAAGACAGATAATCCATCCATCAGACgtctgctgcctcctgagtgattaaagacttgcaccaccaccaccgcctggctatttggtttgattttatgtgcatgagtgctaTGCCTGAAACTCcatctatgcaccacatgtgtgtctggtgtctgaagatgtcagaagaaggcattagattccctgggaCAGGACACTAAACACGTGTCCTCtataagtactcttaactgctgagccatgtgtccatcccttgtttctttttttttgctaaatAGTATTCTATTGTCTGGATTAATTAGACCTGCTTGTCTGTTGCAGGAGAATTGGGATATTTCCAGACAAAAATACATACCTAAATGAGCATATTAACAGCCATCACATGAAGAACAGTGAAACCTGAGAACTTTTCCTCCATCCTAAAAGATAGTTCAGATGGGGGGCCGATGTACTCACCCTATGACACAGCTGCTCACCTGGGCATTATCTACTCAATAGAAATTAAGATTTCTTCATACAATGACTTGAAGCAAATAAGGCTGACAGCATCCTTCATAATTGTCTGAGTTTATTAAGTTCTTGTCCCTACAACAAATACTCTGaactggaaagctgaggcaggaggatgaagatTTCAAAGTCAACCAGTTATTTCTTAAAGTCAGGATTAGGCAAGACCACATGGCGCCTTACAAGGCAAGGGGATGGAGGCATTGAGATGGTTCATTGAGTGAAAAGAATTTGCCTCACAAGACTGATGAACTAATGTAATCCCTTGAACCCTTTCAGGGTTCCAAAGGTAGAATACATTACAaaaattgacctctgacctctacatacccACTGTGACTCATACACtgacaataataaaatttttattataagagCTAGGATTagctctctctgtatctgtctcagGCGGACAGATCCGTGTCTGTCCTGCCCCCCActttttttccctccatctctctttctccacctctccctctcttcggtcctctgaggaggcagctctctctctctgtccccctctgtctctgtctcttatctcttctcttttcttcccttattttcttacctacCCGTCAATAAActttccataaagaaaaaaagagctagGATTAGCCAGACCCACATAGTagcacacctttcatctcagaaCTCAGGCAGGAGTAgaaataggtggatctctgtgagatcgaggccagcctggtttacacagaaagttccaggtcaCTCAGGGCTACATGAAACTGTGAATGGTTGTTCACAGCTGCAGTCTAGCACCCGACATGTCAAGGCCAGAGGACTGttggttgaggccagcctgagctaccaaATGAggtcatatttaaatttttttaaaaaatatacggACTAGCAGTTAACAACCAtgcacaactccagttccaggggctctgacactcacttctggcctccacaggcatcaagAATAGaagtggttcacagacatacatgcagacaaaatacttacacacataaataataaagttgTCTGGAAGActgctcagaggttaacagcactggctgctcttgcagagaacttggaTTtcattccagcacccacaggtggctcacaaccatctgtaattccagccataggggatctgatgcctccacCACATGACACAAGGCAGAAAATTGGTGCCCAAATATACCTGTAGGAAAAACTCCCATACATATGTGCTAGTATACAATGTTggaatgtatttatatattgcaAAGGATATTATATCATatacattataaatttaaatatagcagggcaggggtggtgcatgcctttgatcccagcacttgggaggtagaggcagaggcagaggcaggttctacaaagctacacagagaaaccacctcaaaaaaattcaaaaaattaaaatataattagcccccataagctcatagggtgTGGAACTATtcggaggtgtggctttgttgggctAGGTATCATCTTGCTGGAGttagtgtgtcactgtggaggtgggttaAAGGACTCATATACACTCAATGTCAGTTCCCTTGTTGTTGCCTGAGAATCAAAATGAATtaactctcagccccttctccagcaccatgtctgccaaaACACTGCCATGGAggtaatagactaaacctctgaaactgtaaggcttCCAATGAAGTGTTTCTTTTATAGTTGTCAgaaagctgggcaatggtggtgcacatctttaattccagcacttgggaggcaaatgcAGGTGGATTaccaaattctaggccagcctggtctacaaagttatgGTAGAATATTATCTAAGGTGTATgactttgtttatgctgcatttgtctgtgaagctgtgttactgtgcctgtctaaaacacatgatCACCTataagagctgaacagccagccAATATTAAGGCAGAAGCAAGGATGGATGGGGCTGGCTGGCAGAGAGGAAAAAtagaagagcaagagaacaaggagagggggCCATTAGGGGACAGCCAccaaaagctggctagaaacaagtcaagctaagcctgggcattcataactaaaaataagtcCTCGTGATTTACTTGGGATTTGGATGGCAAGACCCGAAAAGAGAAAAAACTCTTACTACAGTTAAGttccagggctactcagagaaaccctgtcttgaaccccccccccaaaaaaagagttgctgtggtcatggtgtctcttcacatagAAGAGACAatccctttaatcctagcactcaggaggcagaggcaggcagatctgagttcgagaccagcctggtctacaagagctagttccaggacagtctctaaagccacagagaaaccctgtctcgaaaaacccaaaaagtaaaataaaatagacaaagaTATAAACTATGAGTTCCCAAACACCAAACCCTAACATCCTCTGATGAGTGGATAAAAATACCATACTATGTCCACACAGTGGAAAACTATGCAGCAATCAAAATGATTCAACTGTGTGCAATAGGAGTCCCTTCAACATTGTGTTGAGAGTCTAAAACATGCAACAGAACGTGCTGGGACTATAACTATAAAATATTCTAGGAAAGGGCACAGTTAGCGGGAAGGGAAGGAGTTCATGGTTTGGTTGGGGCTGCGGGTCCATTGGAAGTAAGCTGTAATGAGCACTGAGAAAGTTTGTCTCTAAAGCTATAGGAATGTTTATCATCATGATCCCCAAACTTACATAGAAATGGGGAGTGAGAGAGGCCTCTGGTAGCCACCAACAAGCATGCAGACCACCAGCCAttttgttcagaattgagacagcCTAGCTCTGTAGTCACGTccagccttgaacttttgatcctcctgcctcagcctctccagtgttgggagGGACAGCAGGAATGGACCTGGTTTTGTAGTTCCGTGCTTGAATGGGACACAAGCCAGAATCAGCCAACTCCTCATGATCACAGCCTTGAGGATGTGTCCAGCACATTCGAGTTTGGGATCTCCATGTAGGTCCACCTGCAGCCCAAACTCCGCGGGGAAGGGCTCTGTCTGCCCACCTTGTGACTGGGTAGTCACATCTGAGCTCTGGACATTTTCACCTGCTTCTGTTAAGAACCCGCTCTGTGAGTGAGCACCAGTGCTTGTTTCTAGGCTGTGGGCCTGTTGCTCCAAGGGCTTGGAAGCTGCAGTGCAGGGCTCCCCCTGCTGGGCATGTTCGGAACGGTGTCTACCTCACTAGGTTGATCTTCATCTTTAAGGCAAACTTTGTCAGCTAAGTACACAAGGAAGCACACAACTTCCAGTCTCCTTTCCCATTaacacagtcctggctgtcctggaactctctctgtaggccaggttggccccaaactcaagagatcttcatgcctctgcctcccatggctTGGATTCAATTTATGTGTAccagtgttttgccagcatgtgtctgtgcaccatgtgcagtGCCACAGGAGACCAGGAGTGGGTGTCGCAccctctggaactagaattactgTTGTGAATCACAGCGTGGGTGCTCGAACAGAACCTGAGCCCTCTGGACAAGTAGCTAGTACTCCTACCACTGGATTATTTCCTGCCCTGATACTAAAAGCCCAAACcaagggtggagagatggctcagaggttaagagctctaactgctcttccagaggtcctgagttcaattctcagcaaccacatggtggctcacaaccatctgtaatgtgatctggcgccctcttctggtgtgcagatatacatggaagcataatgttgtatacacaataaataaaacctttaaggaagaaaaaaaaaaaaaagcccaaaccaTTGCTGGTCAGTGATGAAGCActacttcaatcccagcactctggaggcagaggcaggaggcaggaggcaggaggatctcgagtccgaggccaacctggtttaaaGAGTGAACTTCAGGACAACaaagagaaaccgtgtctcaaaataAGCATAGCAAACCTAGGAATGGCTTACAACACACTGATGAGCCAGGTGCAGTGAGTTCAGGTTAAAGTAGTTTTCTGTGTATGGGGCCCTGCAGTCTCTCTGGACTACACCCACTCTAAGCCAGGAGGGGACACTCAGTGTCAAacaggcacacacccacagacatggCCCAGAG is part of the Cricetulus griseus strain 17A/GY chromosome 5, alternate assembly CriGri-PICRH-1.0, whole genome shotgun sequence genome and encodes:
- the Slc39a3 gene encoding zinc transporter ZIP3 isoform X2, whose protein sequence is MTKLLVAKVLCMVGVFFFMLLGSLLPVKVIEADFEKAHRSKKVLSLCNTFGGGVFLATCFNALLPAVRDKLQQVLSLGHISTDYPLAETLMMVGFFLTVFVEQLVLTFRRERPPFIDLETFNAGSDAGSDSEYESPFVGAGGRGRGLYPEPTAHTHGAGLRLRELGRPGPLRLLSLVFALSAHSVFEGLALGLQEEGERVLSLFVGVAIHETLVAVALGISMARSAVPLRDAVKLAVTVSAMIPVGIGLGLGIESARSVASSVASALLQGLAGGTFLFVTFLEILAKELEERSEQLLKVLFLVLGYAVLAGMVFLKW